The following DNA comes from Nicotiana sylvestris chromosome 10, ASM39365v2, whole genome shotgun sequence.
TTGTTGGAATAACCTCATACAACTATATACCCTGTTAGTATACGGAATGAGCAAGTTGCTTTGTGAATATTTAGCTTGCAATGCCAGCATGtaattttctcatacttttattgCATCCTTTAATGTTTTGGTACAGTAGTATAATCGCAGATAATTGTAGCAATATTCTAGAGCAATCATGTATACCATATTGGTATACGTGtataccatattggtatcatatggtacTAGAAGTCTTTTTTGTTACTTATACTTTTATtgcattttttaatattttattatcatttttactGATATTTAGTGAATTAGATCAAGTGACAACtcatattatttcagtttaataattgaatatctaaaaaagaaaaaaataagacaaaaggtATATTATACtagttatatttaaaaaaaaggtGAAGAAATATTTACTATatagttattttttcttattatataaaaaaaataaaaaatagtgaaaacagtaaatgaaattagattatgaagagaaaaagaatatgaaaaaaagaagttaaatgaaattagagaaagaaaaaagaaaataaataagaagaaaacgagaaaaaagaaaaggagaaaagaaagaaaaaaaagggaaaaaagaaaagaagcatagaaataaaaaaaatgaaaaaaaagagaaaattccCCACAAAAACTACAAAATGTAATTAGTTTGATGGATAGACACGGATaaataattttgtttttgagGGTAACTGTGTCATTTTCCCGAGAAAATATAGGAATGAAGTAGCTTCTCATCATTTGTCCTAAGATTAAAGCTGAAACCAGGGAAAACGTATCACAATTCCAAACAGTATAATCTGTCACTGAAACAACAATGCCAAACTATGAAAAATCATCTAATGAAAGAACTTGACACATCATTTTGCACTATAGTGATCTCATAACATTAATAATTCATTTCTCTAGCAAAAAGTGATGGCAGCCATTGACATCTATGCCATACAACTTGCAAGAAAAATATACacatgaaaaggaaaaaagaaaaacaaaacacgaAAACAGCAGTTTCACCAACAACGGTGTCATGTTCATCAATACTCATGTCTTTGGGATCGAAATTTGAGAATGGAAAACGTTTCGGTAGAAAGCATTTTACCTTCTTTGTGGACTTATCTGTCACAAATCTAGATTAATCCGACCAGAATGAGCTTAAGATCTTCGCACCAGTAGGCGACTAAGACGATAAATCGCATTCTACCAAACATTAGTCCTACCTAGCACAAATTTAGATCATGTGGGCTGTCTATATTGAATGGTTAAACCAGAAAAAGAGAAAGACGACAACATTCATTGAATCAAGATTAGATGATCACTATGCAGAAGTGTCTGCTTTTTCTTTCTCAATTTCTATGCCCTTAACACCATCTTCCAATAATAAATCATCCTCTTCATCATCAGAAGGTTCTGCAAGAAATGAACCATTTCGTTGTAGCTCTTTGATTCTCTTATATTCATCATAGTGCCCTCTCCTATGCTCTATGAAACTCCTTTTCCTTTCTGATTCCTCATcatcgtcgtcgtcgtcgtcatCATTATGATCCATGACATGATATTCATGATCATCCTTATAATTAGGAGATTTACTACTTTTACTTGAACATGATGCCATCTCATCATCCACATCGCTACCATTGCCATCCTCATCAAAATTGTTCTCATCATCAATCTTGACATGATGAAATGGTGTCTTTGGCTCAGTTATCTTCATTCTCTCGGGTTTGTTTGCCTCTATTTCCTCCAATTTTGCCTCGTCCCATTTTACGCCCTTCATTTCAACAATACTATAGAATATCTTCGAGCAAATGGATCTTAATAAAACGAAATGACTATAAATGCTTCGTGTAGCTGATCTCAACTAATTTGAAAATATTCCTAATTGATTCTCAATGCAGTTCTACCTATGAAACATATATCACGAGGCGCTTGCCGGAGAAAAACATGGACAAGAACGAGTTAAAATTTGTTTTATTAAGATTAGAGGAATGGGAGAAATGTTCAAAACAAGTTGAATCTTCATGTAGTAAAAACATTTATCATTTTATTTGTTTGGACATGAACATGACACGTTTTGATAGTTTCTAGGAGTAAATATAATTGAATACACCACGCGATTGGAAAGAGTAATTTAGTCAGATACCTTTTATAATTAATGTTAATAAATAATTCTTTAAACGGATGTATCAAAAGCTTAAACAAGATAATTAAGAAGGACTAGAGGAAATAACATACTTACAATTAACCTTATGGAAAGACCTAAATAtcaaacaaaagtaaaatataatttctttttcttttccaataaatggtatttttcttgttttttcttaTAGCAAAAGCtaataaaagtgaaaaaaaattaaaaaacacATATTTGAACTTCAGAATATTGATTAATGTTATTCTCCTCCCCTTGGATTTTGATTAGGTGTTCTTAATTTGCAAAGTTACTGTTGTTTAAGGAAGAATTGTTTGAATAGTTTCAATTTCTTGTTATTATTTGCTATTTTGATATATTTTGTTGGAGCATTTGTTCCACAACGGTTGTGTAAGAATTTTAAACAGGGTTTAAATGAATGTAGGCTATTTCATTCATTGCCTTAAGGTTTTGGGTTCGACAAATTATTTTACATGATGTTAAAGCCAACATTTGACAAGTCTGTTCACAATCGTCTATTGTTGGGCTTCTTCTTTTCAATTCAACCCATCGACCAACAAATTTATTCAAGAATCGAGTTACACTAGCGGGAGGGTGTTAGAGCACTTCCATAATCGATTCTGCAAGAATTTCTAAAAGGGGTTATTCGATAAAGGGAGAACATAACtgctactccctctgttccagtttatgtgaacctatttcttttttggttcgttcaaaaaagaatgacctctttctaaatttgaaaacaatttagcttaaacttacaatt
Coding sequences within:
- the LOC104220654 gene encoding protein phosphatase inhibitor 2-like, with the translated sequence MKGVKWDEAKLEEIEANKPERMKITEPKTPFHHVKIDDENNFDEDGNGSDVDDEMASCSSKSSKSPNYKDDHEYHVMDHNDDDDDDDDEESERKRSFIEHRRGHYDEYKRIKELQRNGSFLAEPSDDEEDDLLLEDGVKGIEIEKEKADTSA